A single Streptomyces sannanensis DNA region contains:
- a CDS encoding siderophore-interacting protein, giving the protein MAEAPARKAPQAHEARVVRTERLTPHMIRLVLGGEGLAAFESGSHTDRYIKLLFAPEGVSYPEPFDIGHIRAEFPRDQWPSQRTYTVRAWDAGRRELTVDFVVHGDEGIAGPWAARVQPGETVRFTGPGGGYAPDAGADWHLLAGDESALPAIAAALEQMPTEADVRALVEVAGPEEEQKIATPDGVTVIWLHRGTRPTGEALVAAVRDLDFPAGDVHAFVHGEAGTVKELRRHLRMDRGVPRERLSISGYWRLGQTDEGWRAIKREWNAQVEHEQEPVAPVA; this is encoded by the coding sequence GTGGCAGAAGCACCCGCCCGCAAGGCACCGCAGGCCCATGAGGCACGCGTGGTGCGCACCGAGCGGCTCACCCCGCACATGATCCGTCTCGTGCTGGGCGGCGAGGGCCTCGCCGCCTTCGAGTCCGGATCGCACACGGACCGCTACATCAAGCTGCTCTTCGCTCCGGAGGGCGTGAGCTACCCCGAGCCGTTCGACATCGGGCACATCCGCGCGGAGTTCCCGCGTGACCAGTGGCCGAGCCAGCGTACGTACACGGTGCGCGCCTGGGACGCCGGCCGGCGCGAGCTGACCGTCGACTTCGTCGTCCACGGCGACGAGGGAATCGCCGGGCCCTGGGCCGCCCGGGTCCAGCCCGGTGAGACGGTGCGCTTCACGGGCCCCGGCGGCGGCTACGCCCCGGACGCCGGCGCCGACTGGCATCTACTCGCCGGCGACGAGAGCGCGCTGCCCGCGATCGCGGCGGCCCTGGAGCAGATGCCGACGGAAGCCGATGTGCGCGCCCTCGTCGAGGTGGCGGGGCCGGAGGAGGAGCAGAAGATCGCCACGCCGGACGGCGTGACGGTGATCTGGCTGCACCGCGGCACCCGCCCGACGGGCGAGGCCCTCGTCGCCGCGGTGCGCGACCTCGACTTCCCCGCAGGCGATGTGCACGCCTTCGTCCACGGCGAGGCGGGCACGGTCAAGGAGCTGCGCCGCCATCTCCGTATGGACCGTGGTGTCCCGCGCGAGCGCCTGTCGATCTCCGGCTACTGGCGCCTGGGGCAGACCGACGAGGGCTGGCGGGCGATCAAGCGCGAGTGGAACGCCCAGGTGGAGCACGAGCAGGAGCCCGTCGCGCCGGTTGCCTGA
- a CDS encoding MerR family transcriptional regulator, producing MRIGELSRRTGVSVPTIKYYVREGLLQAGQLTSPNQASYSELHERRLRLIRALIDVGGLSVAAVAEVLAAVDDPARPVHRVLGTASTRIAVERGDDGEGEKEAARGEVEAFLARRGWCVDRSHPAVESLVGAVTALARVGHGSLFAEVLDDYADAVEGIARADLDYVGRRVAVEDLVESVVIGTVLGDAVLAAMRRLAHVDASVRRFPPA from the coding sequence ATGCGCATAGGTGAGTTGAGCCGGAGAACCGGGGTCTCGGTACCGACGATCAAGTACTACGTCCGTGAAGGGCTGCTTCAGGCAGGGCAGTTGACCAGCCCGAACCAGGCGAGCTATAGCGAACTCCACGAGCGCCGGCTGCGGCTGATCCGCGCACTGATCGACGTCGGAGGTCTGTCGGTGGCCGCGGTGGCGGAGGTGCTCGCGGCGGTGGACGATCCGGCGCGCCCCGTGCACAGGGTCCTGGGCACGGCTTCGACCCGGATCGCCGTGGAGCGCGGTGATGACGGGGAGGGGGAGAAGGAGGCCGCGCGCGGCGAGGTGGAGGCGTTTCTCGCGAGGCGCGGCTGGTGTGTGGACCGGTCCCACCCGGCCGTGGAGTCACTCGTCGGCGCGGTGACCGCCCTGGCGCGCGTCGGCCACGGATCCTTGTTCGCCGAGGTGCTCGACGACTACGCGGACGCGGTGGAGGGTATAGCCCGTGCGGACCTCGACTATGTCGGCCGCCGGGTCGCCGTCGAGGACTTGGTGGAGAGCGTGGTCATCGGCACGGTCCTGGGCGATGCGGTCCTTGCCGCGATGCGCAGGCTCGCCCATGTGGACGCGTCGGTCCGCCGCTTTCCCCCGGCCTGA
- a CDS encoding TetR/AcrR family transcriptional regulator: protein MAGRPAEPEVIWARPERTGRGPRPAYTRADIAAAAVRIADERGIDAVSMRHVAAELGCGTMSLYNYVPRKEDLYELMVDVVSAEYDLTAEPSGDWRADLMALTHQTRALMHRHPWLPRLMSPVYGFSPNALRYLEHCLACLDGLDATYGTKMELVAMVNGMVTTYVANELATAERSRSLPWSEQQEQAARIGYLSREIATGKYPRMAASFAEDAGPIDLDAFFDRALGRVLDSFAR from the coding sequence ATGGCGGGGCGACCTGCTGAACCCGAAGTGATCTGGGCGCGCCCCGAGCGCACCGGCCGCGGCCCCCGGCCCGCGTACACCCGCGCCGACATCGCGGCCGCGGCGGTCCGCATCGCGGACGAGCGCGGCATCGACGCGGTGTCCATGCGGCACGTCGCCGCGGAACTGGGCTGCGGCACCATGTCGCTCTACAACTACGTCCCGCGCAAGGAGGACCTGTACGAGCTGATGGTCGACGTGGTCAGCGCCGAGTACGACCTGACCGCCGAACCCTCGGGCGACTGGCGCGCCGACCTGATGGCCCTCACCCACCAGACCCGCGCCCTGATGCACCGCCACCCCTGGCTGCCGAGGCTCATGTCACCGGTCTACGGCTTCAGCCCCAACGCCCTGCGCTACCTGGAGCACTGCCTGGCCTGCCTCGACGGCCTCGACGCGACGTACGGCACGAAGATGGAACTGGTCGCGATGGTCAACGGCATGGTGACGACATACGTCGCCAACGAACTGGCCACGGCGGAGCGCAGCCGCTCCCTGCCCTGGTCGGAGCAGCAGGAGCAAGCGGCACGCATCGGCTATCTGTCCCGGGAGATCGCCACCGGCAAGTACCCGCGCATGGCCGCCTCCTTCGCGGAGGACGCCGGCCCGATCGACCTGGACGCGTTCTTCGACCGTGCGCTGGGCCGCGTCCTGGACTCCTTCGCCCGCTGA
- a CDS encoding ATP-binding cassette domain-containing protein, with protein MTSTYAVLSEGLEKRFGEVHALRGLDLAVAEGTVCGVLGPNGAGKTTAVRVLTTLTTPDAGTARVAGHDVLRDPNAVRAAIGATGQHASVDGDLSGRENLRLFAKLLRLRGAAGRVRADELLDRFELTEAADRPARTYSGGMRRRLDLAAGLLIRPRVLFLDEPTTGLDPQSRNRIWAAVRELAAEGTTVLLTTQYLEEADQLADDIVLIDHGRAAHRGTPAELKATVGSFAEVVVADESALHAAAAVLDRLTGAEPVLDRERRTAGASAVDPALTLPRLVRELDAAGVPLVDASLRPPTLDEVFLRLTDRDPDDRRELAA; from the coding sequence ATGACTTCTACGTACGCTGTACTTAGTGAGGGGCTGGAGAAGCGCTTCGGCGAAGTCCACGCCCTGCGCGGCCTCGATCTCGCGGTCGCCGAGGGCACGGTCTGCGGGGTGCTCGGCCCCAACGGCGCGGGCAAGACCACCGCCGTGCGGGTACTGACCACCCTCACCACGCCCGACGCGGGCACCGCCCGGGTCGCGGGGCACGATGTGCTGCGCGACCCGAATGCGGTCCGGGCTGCCATCGGGGCCACCGGGCAGCACGCCTCGGTCGACGGCGACCTCAGCGGGCGCGAGAACCTGCGGCTGTTCGCGAAGCTGCTCCGCCTCAGGGGCGCCGCCGGCCGGGTACGGGCCGACGAACTACTGGACCGCTTCGAGCTCACAGAGGCAGCGGACCGCCCCGCCAGGACCTACTCGGGCGGTATGCGGCGGCGCCTGGACCTCGCCGCCGGCCTGCTGATCAGGCCCCGGGTGCTGTTCCTCGACGAGCCGACGACGGGGCTCGACCCGCAGAGCCGCAACCGGATCTGGGCCGCCGTACGCGAACTGGCCGCCGAGGGCACCACCGTGCTGCTCACCACCCAGTACCTGGAGGAGGCCGACCAGCTCGCCGACGACATCGTGCTGATCGACCACGGCCGGGCCGCCCATCGCGGCACTCCGGCCGAACTCAAGGCGACCGTCGGCTCGTTCGCGGAAGTGGTGGTCGCCGACGAGTCGGCGCTGCACGCTGCCGCAGCCGTGCTCGACCGGCTCACCGGAGCCGAACCGGTGCTCGACCGGGAACGCCGTACGGCGGGCGCGTCCGCCGTAGACCCGGCACTCACCCTCCCCCGGCTCGTCCGCGAGCTGGATGCCGCGGGCGTGCCGCTGGTCGACGCGAGCCTGCGTCCGCCGACCCTCGACGAAGTCTTCCTCCGCCTGACCGACCGCGATCCGGACGACCGCAGGGAGCTTGCCGCATGA
- a CDS encoding ABC transporter permease, whose amino-acid sequence MSTMSTLMYDGTAMLGRHLQRIRRAPGLLVLTQTMPITMLLFFGYVFGSALAMPGEEYRAYLVPGLLVATAANGLMTGMFQAAQDSHRGVMDRFRTMPVSRAAVPLGQSAADLLTTAAGMVPLILVGLAVGWRIEGGVLDALGGFGLLLLFRFATTWIGILLGLASQSEEAAGQLGSATFILPLMSNAYIPTDNLPGWLRTVAEWNPISAVTTAVRELFGNATPPADAAWPVAHPVAGSLGWCLLLLVLFVPAAVRKYARPH is encoded by the coding sequence ATGAGCACCATGAGCACTCTGATGTACGACGGCACGGCGATGCTCGGCCGCCACCTCCAGCGCATCAGGCGGGCCCCCGGCCTGCTGGTCCTCACCCAGACCATGCCGATCACGATGCTGCTCTTCTTCGGCTATGTCTTCGGCAGCGCACTCGCCATGCCGGGCGAGGAGTACCGCGCCTATCTGGTGCCCGGACTGCTGGTGGCGACCGCCGCCAACGGCCTCATGACCGGGATGTTCCAGGCCGCCCAGGACTCGCACCGCGGGGTGATGGACCGGTTCCGGACGATGCCGGTGAGCCGTGCGGCAGTGCCGCTCGGCCAGTCGGCCGCCGATCTGCTCACCACGGCCGCCGGGATGGTGCCGCTGATACTGGTGGGGCTGGCGGTGGGCTGGCGGATCGAGGGAGGCGTGCTCGACGCGCTCGGCGGCTTCGGACTGCTGCTGCTCTTCCGCTTCGCGACCACCTGGATCGGCATCCTCCTCGGGCTGGCCTCACAGAGCGAGGAGGCGGCCGGTCAGCTGGGCAGCGCGACATTCATCCTGCCGCTGATGTCCAACGCCTACATCCCGACCGACAACCTGCCCGGCTGGCTGCGCACGGTCGCCGAGTGGAACCCGATCAGCGCGGTGACCACGGCCGTCCGCGAGCTGTTCGGCAATGCCACGCCCCCCGCGGACGCCGCCTGGCCGGTGGCCCACCCGGTCGCCGGATCGCTGGGCTGGTGCCTGCTGCTCCTCGTGCTCTTCGTACCGGCGGCCGTCAGGAAGTACGCCCGGCCCCACTGA
- a CDS encoding protein kinase domain-containing protein, whose amino-acid sequence MGGSPVSEVPGNGRVVAGRYRLLDPLGEGGMGVVWRARDEVLGREVAVKEVRAPAYLDTADVHRLYTRLEREAWAAARVSHRNVVTVHDVASEDGRPWIVMELVRGLTLSDVLDADGPMPPQRAARIGAEVLAALRAAHGAGVLHRDVKPGNVLIANDGRVVLTDFGIAMIEGTATLTMTGEVVGSPEFLAPERALGRTPGPASDLWSLGVLLYAAVEGNSPFRQNTPLNTLRAVVDEELPPPRRAGPLARVIEGLLRKDPDERLSGAEAEAMLRVVAAGGTPRTPTTVVPSSPGPYTSSDPYTPTVAATPTGAPTPQPVPDHGVRPEPDRPRGAGVVLAAGVAILLLAVGGLTWALVNREDPGGGDTSSGGVSTGGTYGGSGGSGSSGGTTGGTDGGTATGGGTTAASTPATGGSSTSGKGHTTTPPPAPQTVKVALRAVRGSYEGPCPAQEGEAPAFEADITVGRAPTEVDYRWVATSGHGGTEWKTLSFPAGGPKTRQVNHTVAEYRLAEPLHDELRIEVRRPLEATSDVVTYSVTCREETPTDGPSTPVTATADQAALVRTGR is encoded by the coding sequence ATGGGGGGCTCGCCTGTGAGCGAAGTGCCGGGGAACGGAAGGGTGGTGGCGGGCCGGTACCGCCTTCTGGACCCACTGGGCGAGGGCGGCATGGGGGTCGTATGGCGCGCCCGTGACGAGGTGCTGGGCCGCGAGGTCGCCGTCAAGGAGGTCCGGGCGCCCGCATACCTCGACACGGCGGACGTACACCGGCTGTACACCCGGCTGGAACGCGAGGCCTGGGCCGCGGCCCGGGTCTCGCACCGCAATGTGGTGACGGTCCACGACGTGGCGAGCGAGGACGGCCGGCCCTGGATCGTGATGGAGCTCGTACGGGGGCTCACCCTCTCCGACGTACTGGACGCCGACGGCCCGATGCCGCCGCAGCGCGCCGCGCGCATCGGGGCGGAGGTCCTGGCGGCTCTGCGGGCCGCACACGGGGCGGGCGTCCTGCACCGCGACGTGAAGCCGGGCAATGTACTGATCGCCAATGACGGACGGGTGGTGCTCACCGACTTCGGCATCGCGATGATCGAGGGCACCGCCACCCTCACCATGACCGGCGAGGTGGTGGGCTCACCCGAATTCCTCGCGCCGGAGCGGGCGTTGGGACGGACGCCGGGTCCCGCTTCGGACCTGTGGTCACTGGGTGTGCTGCTGTACGCCGCGGTCGAGGGCAACTCGCCGTTCCGCCAGAACACTCCGCTCAATACGCTCCGCGCGGTCGTCGACGAGGAACTGCCACCGCCCCGACGGGCCGGGCCGCTCGCCCGGGTCATCGAGGGCCTGCTGCGCAAGGATCCCGACGAACGGCTGTCCGGTGCCGAGGCGGAGGCGATGCTACGGGTGGTGGCGGCGGGCGGCACCCCGCGTACGCCCACGACGGTGGTGCCGTCCTCCCCCGGTCCGTACACCTCCTCCGATCCGTACACGCCGACCGTCGCGGCCACACCCACGGGGGCACCGACGCCGCAGCCCGTACCGGACCACGGCGTTCGGCCGGAGCCGGACCGGCCCCGCGGGGCGGGTGTGGTGCTGGCGGCCGGGGTGGCGATCCTGCTGCTGGCCGTCGGCGGGCTGACCTGGGCGCTGGTCAACCGGGAGGACCCAGGCGGCGGTGACACGAGCAGCGGAGGCGTCAGCACGGGCGGTACATACGGCGGGAGCGGCGGGTCCGGCAGCAGCGGAGGAACCACCGGGGGCACCGACGGCGGTACGGCCACGGGCGGGGGCACCACTGCGGCCAGTACACCCGCCACCGGCGGCAGCAGCACCAGCGGCAAGGGACACACCACCACCCCGCCGCCCGCGCCGCAGACCGTCAAGGTCGCCCTACGGGCCGTCCGGGGAAGTTACGAGGGCCCGTGCCCGGCCCAGGAAGGCGAGGCCCCGGCGTTCGAGGCGGACATCACGGTCGGCCGCGCACCCACGGAGGTCGACTACCGCTGGGTGGCGACGAGCGGCCACGGCGGCACGGAGTGGAAGACGCTGAGCTTCCCGGCGGGCGGGCCGAAGACGCGGCAGGTGAATCACACGGTGGCGGAGTACCGGCTCGCCGAGCCCCTCCACGACGAGCTCCGCATCGAGGTCCGGCGGCCGCTCGAGGCCACGTCCGACGTGGTGACGTACTCGGTGACCTGCCGGGAGGAGACCCCGACGGACGGGCCCTCCACCCCTGTCACGGCGACGGCGGATCAGGCCGCGTTGGTGAGGACGGGCAGGTAG
- a CDS encoding SGNH/GDSL hydrolase family protein, which yields MRLARITAYASALLLSATLAVTGAGAAAAAQQAAAVDYVAIGDSYSSGVGAGSYDSASGSCKRSTRAYAVLWKNANAPASFAFTACSGARTGDVIANQLGPLNSSTDLVSLTVGGNDASFADVMTTCVLNSEATCLQRVAQANAYIDSTLPGNLDRVYNAVRAKAPAARVVVLGYPRLYKLNGTCIAGLSETERSALNSTANRLNSVTAKRAADHGFTYGDVTTTFTNHEICSGDSWLHSVNLLNMSDSYHPTAAGQSGGYLPVLTNAA from the coding sequence ATGAGACTGGCCCGCATCACGGCATACGCGTCCGCGTTACTGCTCTCCGCCACACTCGCAGTGACCGGGGCGGGTGCGGCCGCCGCGGCCCAGCAGGCCGCGGCGGTCGACTATGTGGCCATCGGCGACTCGTACAGCTCCGGCGTGGGAGCCGGCAGTTACGACAGCGCGAGCGGCTCCTGCAAGCGCAGCACCCGTGCCTATGCCGTTCTTTGGAAGAATGCCAACGCACCCGCGAGCTTTGCCTTCACCGCCTGTTCCGGCGCCCGTACGGGCGATGTGATCGCCAATCAGCTGGGCCCGCTGAACTCCTCGACCGACCTCGTCAGCCTCACTGTCGGCGGCAACGACGCCAGCTTCGCCGACGTCATGACCACCTGTGTCCTCAACTCCGAGGCCACCTGCCTGCAGCGCGTCGCCCAGGCCAACGCCTATATCGACAGCACCCTGCCCGGCAACCTCGACCGGGTCTACAACGCGGTCCGGGCCAAGGCCCCGGCAGCGCGTGTCGTCGTCCTGGGCTACCCCCGGCTCTACAAGCTCAACGGCACCTGCATCGCCGGACTGTCGGAGACCGAGCGCAGCGCGCTCAACAGCACAGCCAACCGTCTGAACTCCGTTACCGCCAAGCGCGCCGCCGACCATGGCTTCACCTACGGGGATGTCACCACGACCTTCACCAACCACGAGATCTGCTCGGGTGACTCCTGGCTGCACAGCGTGAACCTGCTCAACATGAGCGATTCCTACCACCCCACCGCCGCGGGCCAGTCCGGCGGCTACCTGCCCGTCCTCACCAACGCGGCCTGA
- a CDS encoding GNAT family N-acetyltransferase gives MDITVHRPGELTAADRASWTVMQSKAHLHGSPELANPFLSAEFALAVGRCRRGVRIAVAREDGEPAAFFPYQRSAAGVGRAVGLGVSDCQGLVHRPGFSWDARELLRACGLAVWEFDHLAQGQQPFEADATGSYPSPVMDIDQGYDAYLAHLRAQSPKFTRTTLAKERKLGRDIGEVRYVHDERDPQVLRTLMRWKSAQYRRTGRSDRFAHPWIARLAEQLFHTGSDSFGGLLSVLYAGGRPVAAHFGLRSERIISCWFPAYDPEFSKYSPGLILHLRMAEAAAADGIAYLDLGRGQKEYKDSLKTRELMVFEGWVTRRHPVALGHRAHRVPVRALRNTVLSRPELFEPADRLLKRMGRIRIRA, from the coding sequence GTGGACATCACCGTGCACAGGCCGGGTGAACTGACCGCAGCCGACAGGGCGTCCTGGACCGTCATGCAGTCCAAGGCCCATCTGCACGGTTCACCCGAACTGGCAAACCCCTTCCTGTCGGCGGAGTTCGCCCTCGCGGTCGGCCGCTGCCGACGCGGAGTGCGGATAGCCGTCGCACGGGAGGACGGCGAGCCCGCTGCGTTCTTCCCGTACCAGAGATCGGCCGCCGGCGTCGGCCGGGCCGTCGGACTCGGGGTCTCCGACTGCCAGGGCCTCGTGCACAGGCCCGGGTTCAGCTGGGACGCGCGCGAGCTGTTGCGGGCCTGCGGGCTCGCGGTGTGGGAGTTCGACCATCTGGCGCAGGGACAGCAGCCGTTCGAGGCCGACGCCACCGGGTCGTACCCCTCACCCGTGATGGACATCGACCAGGGTTACGACGCCTACCTCGCGCATCTGCGCGCGCAGTCACCCAAGTTCACCCGGACGACCCTGGCCAAGGAGCGCAAGCTCGGCAGGGACATCGGCGAGGTGCGCTATGTGCACGACGAGCGCGACCCGCAGGTGCTGCGCACCCTCATGCGGTGGAAGTCCGCCCAGTACCGCAGAACCGGCCGCAGCGACCGGTTCGCCCACCCGTGGATCGCCCGGCTCGCCGAGCAGCTGTTCCACACCGGTTCCGATTCCTTCGGCGGGCTTCTCTCGGTCCTCTACGCCGGCGGCCGGCCGGTCGCCGCCCATTTCGGACTGCGCTCCGAACGGATCATCAGCTGCTGGTTCCCGGCCTATGATCCGGAGTTCTCGAAATATTCGCCCGGCCTGATCCTTCATCTGCGGATGGCCGAGGCGGCCGCCGCCGACGGAATCGCCTATCTCGACCTCGGCCGCGGCCAGAAGGAATACAAGGACTCCCTCAAGACGCGTGAACTCATGGTCTTCGAGGGCTGGGTGACACGCCGTCATCCAGTGGCCCTGGGACACCGGGCACATCGTGTGCCGGTACGGGCCCTGCGCAATACCGTCCTCTCCCGGCCCGAGTTGTTCGAGCCGGCCGACCGACTCCTCAAACGGATGGGAAGAATCCGAATACGCGCGTGA
- a CDS encoding glycosyltransferase family 2 protein, with amino-acid sequence MSSFLRPAVSDIGRIPSQYRPVSSHLAIAPQVSVVIPAMNEAENLPYVFKTLPDWIHEVVLVDGNSTDDTVEVARELWPDVKVVKQQGKGKGDALISGFAACTGEIIVMVDADGSADGEEIVSYVSALVSGADFAKGSRFANGGGTDDMTPIRKLGNRVLCAVVNAKFGARYTDLCYGYNAFWRHCLDEITLDCTGFEVETLMNIRVVKAGLKVQEIPSHEYVRIHGVSNLSAVRDGLRVLKVILKERGVRRTGRRTPHRVLGGLNAKRGEVS; translated from the coding sequence ATGAGTTCTTTCCTGCGCCCGGCGGTTTCGGACATCGGCCGAATACCGAGCCAGTACCGGCCGGTCTCCTCGCATCTCGCCATCGCACCGCAGGTGAGCGTCGTGATACCCGCCATGAACGAGGCGGAGAATCTTCCGTACGTCTTCAAGACGCTCCCCGACTGGATCCACGAAGTGGTCCTGGTCGACGGGAATTCCACCGACGACACCGTCGAGGTCGCGCGTGAACTGTGGCCCGACGTCAAGGTCGTCAAGCAGCAGGGCAAGGGCAAGGGCGACGCGCTGATCAGCGGATTCGCCGCCTGCACCGGCGAAATCATCGTGATGGTCGACGCCGACGGCTCGGCCGACGGCGAGGAGATCGTCAGCTATGTGTCCGCACTCGTCTCGGGCGCGGACTTCGCCAAGGGATCCCGCTTCGCCAACGGCGGCGGCACGGACGACATGACCCCGATCCGCAAGCTCGGCAACCGGGTGCTGTGCGCCGTGGTCAACGCCAAGTTCGGCGCCCGCTACACCGACCTGTGCTACGGCTACAACGCCTTCTGGCGGCACTGCCTCGACGAGATCACCCTCGACTGCACCGGCTTCGAGGTCGAGACCCTGATGAACATCCGGGTCGTCAAGGCCGGGCTGAAGGTCCAGGAGATCCCCAGCCATGAGTACGTCCGGATCCACGGCGTCAGCAACCTCAGCGCCGTGCGGGACGGGCTGCGGGTGCTGAAGGTGATCCTCAAGGAGAGGGGCGTCCGCCGCACCGGGCGGCGCACCCCGCACCGGGTCCTGGGCGGCCTCAACGCCAAGCGGGGAGAGGTGTCTTGA
- a CDS encoding glycosyltransferase family 2 protein has translation MTPRDISVVICVYTEDRWEDILAAVSSVRQQSLPALETLLIVDHNPALLERLGKEFRETGEVRVLANAGPRGLSAGRNTGIAAARGEIVAFLDDDAVAERDWLRHFDGGYDDPRVMAVGGRTMPAWASGRRPVWFPEEFDWVVGCTYKGLPPGRVRVRNVLGGNASFRKSVFEAAGGFATGIGRDGDKRPLGCEETELCIRLSAALPQAVLLIDDRAVIHHRVPAARERFGYFRTRAYAEGLSKALVARSVGAGRGLESERRYTTRVLPAGVARGLRDALLGRPGGAGRAGAIVAGVAAAAGGYVLGSVRSRGGGTFQVPRIDPVPGGEGQ, from the coding sequence TTGACGCCTCGTGACATCTCCGTGGTGATCTGCGTGTACACCGAGGACCGCTGGGAGGACATCCTCGCGGCGGTCTCCTCGGTGCGGCAGCAGTCCCTGCCCGCCCTCGAGACGCTGCTGATCGTGGACCACAACCCGGCACTGCTCGAACGGCTCGGCAAGGAGTTCCGGGAGACCGGGGAGGTGCGGGTGCTCGCCAACGCGGGCCCCCGCGGCCTCTCGGCCGGCCGCAACACCGGGATCGCCGCCGCCCGCGGCGAGATCGTGGCGTTCCTCGACGACGACGCCGTGGCCGAGCGCGACTGGCTGCGCCACTTCGACGGGGGCTACGACGACCCGCGGGTGATGGCCGTCGGCGGACGCACCATGCCGGCCTGGGCCTCGGGCCGCCGGCCGGTGTGGTTCCCCGAGGAGTTCGACTGGGTCGTCGGCTGTACGTACAAGGGGCTGCCGCCCGGCCGAGTACGAGTGCGCAATGTGCTCGGCGGGAACGCCTCGTTCCGCAAGTCGGTCTTCGAAGCCGCCGGCGGCTTCGCGACGGGCATCGGCCGGGACGGCGACAAGCGCCCCCTGGGCTGCGAGGAGACCGAACTGTGCATCCGGCTCAGCGCGGCGCTCCCGCAGGCCGTGCTGCTGATCGACGACCGTGCGGTGATCCACCACCGGGTCCCGGCCGCGCGCGAGCGCTTCGGCTATTTCCGCACCCGGGCCTACGCCGAGGGGCTGTCGAAGGCCCTCGTGGCTCGAAGTGTGGGCGCGGGCAGGGGACTCGAGTCCGAGCGCCGCTACACCACCCGCGTCCTGCCGGCCGGGGTGGCCCGCGGCCTGCGCGACGCCCTGCTCGGCCGCCCCGGCGGAGCGGGCCGGGCGGGGGCCATTGTGGCCGGGGTTGCGGCAGCGGCGGGAGGGTATGTCCTCGGAAGTGTCCGCTCCCGCGGAGGCGGAACGTTTCAGGTACCACGCATTGATCCCGTACCGGGGGGTGAGGGTCAGTGA
- a CDS encoding polysaccharide deacetylase family protein yields MYHAVGHRPAEAAYGLSVSPEAFAEQMELLSEHGFTPLTTAELAGTWRRSGPLPARPVLITFDDGYEGVHRHALPALVKHGFPSTLFVSTGWLRGPYDEGGALDTMLDWGQVRELVGAGTEIGGHSHSHPQLDQLDDERLWYETVRCREILTEELGERPVSFAYPYGYSDRRVRQAVRRAGYAQSLAVGNALAERRQGPYALRRVTVRRSTGIEEFERLVEGRSIARNFARDRVLTQGYALVRRTRQARRKVSRIRV; encoded by the coding sequence ATGTACCACGCCGTGGGGCACCGTCCCGCCGAGGCGGCGTACGGGCTCTCCGTCTCCCCCGAGGCCTTCGCCGAGCAGATGGAGCTTCTCTCGGAGCATGGCTTCACACCACTGACGACGGCGGAGCTCGCCGGCACCTGGCGGAGATCGGGCCCGCTCCCGGCACGCCCGGTGCTGATCACCTTCGACGACGGGTACGAAGGCGTGCACCGCCACGCCCTGCCCGCGCTCGTCAAGCACGGCTTCCCGTCGACCCTCTTCGTCTCCACCGGCTGGCTGCGCGGCCCGTACGACGAAGGGGGCGCCCTGGACACCATGCTCGACTGGGGCCAGGTGCGTGAACTCGTCGGCGCGGGCACCGAGATCGGCGGCCACAGCCACAGCCATCCGCAGCTGGACCAGCTCGACGACGAACGGCTGTGGTACGAGACGGTGCGCTGCCGGGAGATCCTCACCGAGGAGCTCGGCGAGCGGCCCGTCTCGTTCGCCTATCCCTACGGCTACTCCGACCGACGGGTGCGCCAGGCCGTGCGGAGGGCCGGCTATGCGCAGTCCCTCGCCGTGGGAAACGCACTCGCCGAGCGCCGCCAGGGACCCTACGCCCTGCGGCGGGTGACCGTGCGGCGGAGCACCGGTATCGAGGAGTTCGAGCGACTGGTCGAAGGCCGGTCGATCGCCCGTAACTTCGCCAGGGACCGTGTCCTCACCCAGGGATACGCCCTCGTCCGCAGAACCCGACAGGCGCGCCGGAAGGTAAGCAGAATCCGTGTCTGA